A genome region from bacterium includes the following:
- a CDS encoding SxtJ family membrane protein, with the protein MLRQEIKNLSVTPAKLRSFGLTMGLLLLALAGYLFWQEKSSAGYWLAAAVIFAGVGGLVPKLLAPVYRAWMTLALVMGFVMTRVILTVLYLGLFTPIGLIARLLGKDLLEQRWNPQAQTYWVKRTAGEFKPEAAEKMF; encoded by the coding sequence ATGCTCAGGCAGGAAATCAAGAATCTTTCCGTTACGCCCGCCAAGCTGAGGTCTTTTGGCTTGACCATGGGCCTGCTGCTGTTGGCGCTTGCCGGTTATTTGTTCTGGCAGGAAAAATCCAGCGCAGGATATTGGCTCGCGGCGGCCGTGATTTTTGCGGGAGTGGGAGGGCTGGTCCCCAAGCTGCTCGCACCGGTTTATCGCGCCTGGATGACATTGGCGTTGGTGATGGGATTCGTCATGACACGGGTGATTTTGACCGTGTTGTACCTGGGATTGTTCACGCCGATCGGGTTGATCGCCCGGCTGTTGGGCAAGGACTTGCTCGAACAACGATGGAATCCCCAAGCGCAAACGTATTGGGTCAAGCGGACGGCCGGCGAGTTCAAACCCGAGGCAGCGGAAAAGATGTTCTAA
- a CDS encoding GWxTD domain-containing protein yields MIFRRTPALRFWARRGHFPAASLCLMLLAIMPLRVPAQPTAEAAQVQPPNGNGRVQTGGITGLPAFVLRSYQFLEPDGRVRLEIRFGLVNDLLQFVRLQPDRYHAAYEVTLALLNEAGNFIAGRTWKRQLRAESFAETNNRQHLNEEKASFTVANGKYELRLEITDIETRKRLQRRYPLQLLGGEPQRLQLSSLVLGYRLPDSDTLQYNFAALLTSQDDRQGVHFEIAGATPGDTLALTYEIVDWRKAVLERWEQRQAVTADRMAIFEPFGRRLKHQGPQRLRVKAHCGGDTAQAEVDFRVNLPSFDEAPAGLVASDFLRMPLAVLRYISAADEYQRLAAAGEAERDSLIAAFWRRRDPTPGTDQNELRDEFYRRVKFAEARFAITGMSKAGWETDRGRIYIVYGPPQEVHHRLEEAGSSPYEVWLYPHRDRYFVFRDKQGSGDFKLVNR; encoded by the coding sequence GTGATTTTCCGGAGAACACCAGCGCTGCGGTTTTGGGCACGCCGCGGGCATTTTCCCGCGGCCAGCCTCTGCCTGATGCTGCTGGCCATCATGCCGTTGCGAGTGCCGGCGCAACCCACGGCTGAAGCAGCACAAGTGCAACCGCCGAACGGTAACGGGCGAGTTCAGACCGGCGGCATCACCGGATTGCCGGCGTTTGTTCTGCGCTCCTATCAATTTCTCGAGCCGGACGGCCGCGTGCGCCTCGAAATTCGCTTCGGACTGGTGAATGATCTGCTGCAATTCGTCCGCCTCCAGCCCGATCGCTATCACGCCGCCTACGAGGTCACGCTGGCGCTCCTCAATGAGGCGGGGAACTTCATCGCCGGCCGCACCTGGAAACGGCAGTTGCGTGCAGAGTCTTTTGCCGAGACCAATAATCGCCAACATCTGAATGAAGAAAAAGCCTCATTCACGGTGGCGAACGGCAAATATGAGCTGCGCTTGGAAATCACCGATATCGAGACGCGCAAACGCTTGCAGCGCCGCTATCCGCTGCAGTTGCTCGGAGGTGAACCGCAACGGCTGCAATTAAGCTCGCTGGTTCTCGGGTATCGTTTGCCGGATAGCGATACTCTGCAATACAATTTTGCCGCGCTGCTCACCAGCCAGGATGACCGGCAGGGCGTCCATTTCGAAATCGCGGGCGCCACGCCCGGAGATACACTAGCGCTGACCTATGAGATCGTGGACTGGCGCAAAGCCGTACTCGAGCGCTGGGAGCAACGGCAAGCCGTGACCGCGGATCGCATGGCGATCTTTGAACCGTTTGGCCGGCGGCTCAAGCACCAAGGCCCGCAGCGTTTGCGGGTAAAGGCGCATTGCGGCGGCGACACCGCCCAGGCAGAAGTCGATTTTCGGGTGAATCTCCCCTCTTTTGATGAGGCCCCCGCCGGGCTGGTGGCTTCCGATTTTCTGCGCATGCCGCTTGCCGTGCTGCGCTACATCAGCGCTGCGGACGAGTATCAGCGTCTGGCCGCGGCCGGCGAGGCCGAGCGTGACAGCCTGATTGCCGCTTTCTGGCGCCGCCGCGACCCGACGCCCGGCACCGATCAAAACGAGTTGCGTGATGAGTTCTACCGCCGGGTGAAATTTGCCGAGGCGCGCTTCGCGATCACGGGCATGAGCAAAGCCGGCTGGGAAACCGATCGCGGCCGAATCTATATCGTCTATGGCCCGCCGCAGGAAGTGCATCATCGCTTGGAAGAGGCCGGATCTTCGCCCTACGAAGTCTGGCTCTATCCGCATCGCGACCGCTACTTTGTGTTTCGGGACAAACAGGGCTCGGGAGATTTCAAGCTGGTCAACCGTTGA
- a CDS encoding BamA/TamA family outer membrane protein: MTPRFPAFGGISAFVILTLFSPLYSQSFGKNHVQYKSFKARYLQSRHFDIYFHTGGESLAEFTAEVAEQSYEMLRSDFHYELHDRITIVVYNSHNDFQQTNLSLGPPEEAVGGFTEFFKNRVVVPYDSDWEKFRHVIHHELTHAVMLQMVYGSGVQAILTGLSRVQMPLWFIEGLAEYESRGWDTESDMFMRDAALNGYVPAINDLSRYGFLAYKGGQAVLYYLAQRYGPEKISELLSRVKITKSLERAVRQSLGIEIEDLSKRWHQHLRKQYWPDIANRQEPQEIGTPLTDHVAYRNFINNSAALSPNGDQVAFLSDKSDYFDIYLMSTLDGKIISKLVSGQKTDNLEELHWLRPGISWSPDGTHIVFAAKAGAQDALHLVDVRQEKIVRSLKFRLDGVFSPAWSPRGDEIAFVGMHNGQSDLYAVDLSTEQLRPLTQDVFSDLDPSYSPDGARLAFVSDRGSHLVADSLSPDFKIWRSDYRNLDVYLVEAKGAASGGKITRLTNTPSQEKSPVFSPQGDKLVFTSDRSGIANLYLHDLATQTEYPITNVISGIFHLSWAGEGSRLTFVSFFNGGYDVYLLKNPLDLQPGMIQLEKTAFLEALEARRAAQPDSVAVTATGRRAEDGPEKYRQYVFGKDFANGIVQPRPERVALGDSTQYKSANGEYLVRDYKTKFTPDIVYGNAGYSQFFGVQGQTQISLSDVLGDHRIDFITDLFYDIRNSNYLVRYFHLPRRTDYGIGAFHNAWYFYSSPSGLMRDRYYGLSLFASRPFSTFRRLEAGATWLAINREFLHQNGTPVRRLRLVLGNLAYVTDTALWGWTGPNNGSRSELAVSFSPKIAAHNGLGFFTVRGDVRRYYKFFQEYNFVLRFAGGFSEGSEPQQFYLGGLDNWLNQRFKGGLRIDRPEDIYFASFETPLRGTDYYEKTGNRFMLLNLEFRYPMIRQLLLGWPLPLALENVRGTLFTDLGAAWRGELGRREDFQPFRRSGSAVPRLHDVQMGYGLGARANLGILLFRLDLAWKTNLRQASSKPRYYFSLGAEL, translated from the coding sequence ATGACGCCTAGATTCCCCGCCTTTGGCGGCATTTCCGCTTTTGTTATTCTCACCCTTTTCTCGCCGCTCTACAGCCAAAGTTTTGGCAAAAATCACGTGCAATACAAGAGCTTCAAGGCCCGCTACCTTCAGTCGCGGCACTTCGACATTTACTTTCACACCGGCGGCGAGTCGCTGGCGGAATTCACCGCGGAAGTGGCGGAGCAAAGCTACGAGATGCTGCGGTCGGACTTTCACTATGAGTTGCATGATCGCATCACGATCGTGGTTTACAACAGCCACAACGATTTTCAGCAGACCAATCTCAGTCTCGGTCCGCCCGAGGAAGCGGTCGGCGGCTTCACCGAGTTTTTCAAGAACCGCGTGGTCGTGCCTTATGATAGCGACTGGGAGAAGTTCCGACACGTCATCCATCACGAATTGACTCATGCCGTGATGCTGCAAATGGTGTATGGCTCAGGTGTGCAGGCGATTCTCACCGGCCTGAGCCGCGTGCAAATGCCGTTGTGGTTCATCGAAGGTTTGGCAGAGTATGAGAGCCGCGGCTGGGACACGGAGAGTGACATGTTCATGCGCGATGCCGCGCTCAACGGCTACGTTCCCGCGATCAATGACTTGAGCCGTTATGGCTTTCTGGCCTACAAGGGCGGGCAAGCGGTACTCTACTATCTCGCCCAAAGATACGGCCCGGAAAAAATCAGCGAGCTTTTGAGCCGGGTCAAAATCACCAAGAGCCTCGAGCGGGCCGTGCGGCAATCTCTGGGCATCGAGATCGAAGATCTCAGCAAACGCTGGCACCAGCATTTGCGCAAGCAATACTGGCCTGACATCGCCAACCGCCAGGAACCGCAGGAAATCGGCACCCCGCTCACCGATCACGTGGCCTACCGGAATTTCATCAACAACAGCGCGGCGCTCTCGCCCAATGGCGATCAGGTCGCCTTCCTGTCGGACAAATCCGACTATTTTGACATCTACCTGATGAGCACCCTTGACGGCAAGATCATCAGCAAGTTGGTCAGCGGCCAGAAAACCGACAACCTCGAGGAATTGCACTGGCTGCGGCCCGGCATCAGTTGGTCGCCGGACGGCACGCACATTGTTTTCGCCGCCAAGGCCGGCGCGCAGGATGCGCTGCATTTAGTCGACGTCCGGCAAGAGAAAATTGTGCGCAGCCTGAAATTCAGACTGGACGGTGTCTTTTCCCCGGCGTGGTCGCCCCGGGGAGATGAAATCGCGTTTGTGGGCATGCACAACGGTCAAAGCGATCTTTACGCGGTTGACTTGTCAACCGAACAGCTTCGCCCGCTCACGCAGGATGTCTTCAGCGATCTCGATCCCTCCTATTCGCCCGACGGCGCGCGCTTGGCATTCGTCAGCGATCGCGGCAGCCACCTCGTGGCCGACAGTCTGAGCCCGGATTTCAAGATTTGGCGCAGCGATTACCGCAATCTCGACGTGTACCTCGTGGAGGCGAAAGGCGCGGCCAGTGGCGGAAAAATCACACGCCTCACCAATACGCCCTCGCAGGAAAAGTCGCCGGTCTTCTCGCCGCAAGGCGACAAGCTCGTTTTCACCAGCGATCGTTCCGGCATTGCCAATCTCTATCTGCATGATCTCGCCACGCAGACGGAGTATCCGATCACAAATGTCATCTCCGGAATCTTTCATCTTTCCTGGGCCGGCGAGGGCTCGCGCCTGACGTTCGTTTCCTTTTTCAACGGCGGCTACGATGTCTATTTGCTCAAGAATCCGCTCGACCTGCAGCCGGGCATGATACAGCTCGAAAAGACGGCGTTTCTGGAGGCGCTCGAGGCCAGACGCGCAGCCCAGCCCGACAGCGTGGCAGTCACTGCCACCGGCAGGCGCGCCGAGGACGGACCGGAAAAGTATCGCCAATACGTCTTCGGCAAGGATTTCGCTAACGGCATCGTCCAGCCGCGGCCCGAACGCGTTGCCCTCGGCGACAGCACGCAGTACAAATCAGCCAACGGCGAATACCTGGTGCGGGATTACAAAACCAAATTCACGCCCGATATTGTCTACGGCAATGCCGGTTACAGCCAGTTCTTCGGTGTGCAGGGGCAAACGCAGATCTCGCTCTCCGACGTACTCGGCGATCATCGCATCGATTTCATCACGGATCTGTTCTACGACATCCGCAATTCTAACTACCTCGTGCGCTACTTTCATCTGCCGCGGCGCACGGACTATGGCATCGGCGCATTCCACAACGCCTGGTACTTCTACAGCAGTCCATCCGGACTGATGCGCGATCGCTACTACGGCCTCTCGCTCTTTGCCTCCCGGCCATTCAGCACCTTTCGCCGCCTGGAGGCCGGTGCCACCTGGCTCGCCATCAATCGCGAATTTCTCCACCAGAACGGCACGCCGGTGCGGCGGCTGCGGCTGGTGCTCGGCAATCTCGCCTACGTCACGGACACGGCACTGTGGGGATGGACCGGCCCCAACAACGGCAGCCGTTCCGAGCTGGCGGTGAGCTTCTCTCCCAAAATCGCGGCGCACAACGGACTCGGGTTTTTCACCGTGCGCGGCGACGTGCGGCGATACTACAAATTCTTCCAAGAGTATAACTTCGTTCTGCGTTTCGCCGGCGGCTTCTCCGAGGGCAGCGAGCCACAGCAATTCTATCTCGGCGGCCTCGACAACTGGCTCAATCAACGCTTCAAAGGCGGCCTCCGCATTGACCGGCCGGAAGACATCTATTTCGCCAGCTTCGAGACGCCCCTGCGTGGCACCGACTACTATGAGAAAACCGGCAATCGTTTTATGCTCTTGAATCTCGAATTCCGCTACCCGATGATTCGGCAATTGCTGCTGGGCTGGCCGCTGCCGCTGGCTTTGGAGAATGTGCGCGGCACGCTGTTCACCGATCTGGGCGCGGCCTGGCGCGGCGAGCTTGGCCGCCGTGAGGACTTTCAGCCTTTTCGCAGATCAGGTTCTGCTGTGCCCAGGTTGCATGATGTGCAGATGGGATATGGCCTTGGCGCGCGTGCCAATTTGGGAATCCTGCTTTTCCGTCTCGATCTTGCCTGGAAGACAAACCTGAGGCAGGCCAGCTCGAAGCCACGATACTATTTCTCACTCGGCGCGGAGTTGTAA
- the rlmB gene encoding 23S rRNA (guanosine(2251)-2'-O)-methyltransferase RlmB, which produces MSNLTIFGRNPLAEALAAQIPVRKIAVAQGTAGAEIEALLQQARGRKIPVQFLPRLELDRLTKTNKHQGVVGWLPAVEYVSCETMLAKVERRTPREKPALMLLDGVEDPRNLGAIIRVAEAAGMHGLVITKNRCADVTAVTIKTSAGAAFHLPLAQVANLAGQIEALKKRGLWIVGLDERGKQAVFEMDANMPLAVVLGGEGKGLHRLVREKCDFVYSIPMRGQVASLNVATAAAVACYEIVRQRRALNHSANRPPDSPAGS; this is translated from the coding sequence ATGTCTAACCTCACGATTTTCGGAAGAAACCCGCTGGCCGAGGCGCTGGCGGCACAAATACCGGTGCGCAAGATTGCCGTGGCACAGGGCACAGCGGGCGCAGAGATCGAAGCCTTGCTGCAACAGGCACGCGGCCGCAAGATTCCGGTGCAGTTTCTTCCCCGCCTGGAGTTGGATCGCCTCACCAAAACCAACAAGCATCAAGGCGTGGTGGGCTGGTTGCCGGCAGTGGAATACGTGTCGTGCGAGACCATGCTGGCCAAGGTCGAGCGCCGCACGCCCCGGGAAAAACCGGCGCTGATGCTGTTGGATGGGGTGGAGGATCCGCGCAACCTGGGCGCCATCATTCGCGTGGCGGAGGCGGCAGGCATGCACGGCTTGGTGATCACCAAGAACCGCTGCGCTGACGTTACAGCGGTGACCATCAAAACTTCGGCAGGGGCTGCTTTTCATTTGCCGCTGGCGCAAGTGGCCAATCTTGCCGGGCAGATCGAAGCGTTGAAGAAGCGCGGATTATGGATTGTGGGGCTGGATGAACGGGGCAAGCAAGCGGTGTTTGAAATGGATGCCAACATGCCGCTGGCCGTTGTGCTGGGCGGCGAAGGCAAGGGGTTGCATCGGCTGGTGCGCGAGAAGTGCGATTTTGTCTACAGCATCCCCATGCGCGGCCAAGTGGCCTCGCTCAATGTCGCCACGGCTGCCGCAGTCGCCTGCTATGAAATCGTGCGCCAACGCCGCGCGCTCAATCATTCGGCGAACCGGCCTCCGGATTCGCCGGCCGGCTCATGA